The Musa acuminata AAA Group cultivar baxijiao chromosome BXJ1-8, Cavendish_Baxijiao_AAA, whole genome shotgun sequence genomic sequence GTAATGACGGCGGTCGATGACTGCATCCGCCGAGGGGACTTCCTACCGTATTGGAAGCCTGTCATGGAGTGGAAAGGTGGTGGAGATTGGTGTTCGATCGCTGGTTTCTTAGCTTCCGAGTCCAACAATCCACCAAAAAGGCAAGGATGGAAAAAGAGAGCATGACCGCAGCGAGGCACAGTATTACCACCACGGCTCCCGTGCCCACATCTCTGGCCATACGATTTCCCTTCGTCGAGATGGAGATGGAATGTCGATGGGATGTGAAACAGGTGGTTCGAGCGAGGAGGAGGAACCGATTAATTGTAGTACAGAAGAAGTCCCCTCCCCTGCATAAACTTTAAGAGTGATTAATTAGAAGTCAagtcatataaaatataaatcaatccaGATGACAACCAACTTGCGTGTTGATCGAGAGGAGGCTAATTCACAAAGTCAACCGGTAGAAAATATAGGTCAGACACCCACGCCAGCAGCAAAGAATGTTCATCCTCCAGTAATGATTTGTTTGGTGATGAAGGGAGATGTGCTGAGGTCGGAACATTTATGACACCCACGCTAGCAGCAAAGAAAGTTCATCTCCAGTAATGATTTGTTTGGTGATGAAGGGAGATGTGCTGAGGTCGGAACATTTATTGTGTGtgtgcgtatatatatatatatatatatatatatatatatatatatatatgtatatatatgtatatgtatatgcatatatatgtatacatatatatacacatatacatatatatatatatatatatatatatatatatatatataatttatttattggcCTCTGTCCTACCGTGGTCGGCGCCACTGTCCTTCCACCCTCGACGGCCTTCTCCTCCACACCGCCCTCAGCATCCGACTCGACCCTGGTCCTCCAAAGGAAGGACTTCCGTCGGTTCCCTTCATTTGAAGGAATTTCTCCGTTGATGTCTTCCCTCTCCACCCTCGGCCATGACCCCCCTCGGCCTCCATGCCGCCCTCGCCACCCAACTCGATCCTCTTCGTCGGGCCATCGCCTCCACACCCTCGCCACCCGACTCGAACCCTCAGAGGTGTGGCGTTCTCTTCCTTGCCCCTACCCCCTCCGTCGCCCTCCTCCACCTCCGTTCTCGAAGTCGTGAAGCCTCCGTAGGAAAGGAAGGCGTTGATAAAGGAATTCTTTCCGGAGGAACGGAAGGAGACGAACTCCTTCATTCGGAGGAACGAGGACGAGTCAGGTGGCAAGGGCGGGCGAGAGGAAGGGGGTTGCGTCGGGTGGCAAAGGCGGCATGGAGGCGGATGGAGTTGAGGGCGATGCGGAGAGGTGTGAGGTGGGGGCGCAGCGGGGCGGAGGGGAGGGCAGGGGTGTAGTGGAGCCAAGGCGGTGGCCAATAGGGCGGAGGAATCTCACAGTCTACATGAATGCGCGTCTTATTTAGTAGACCGTACGGTTCTTATCTCTTCAGCACAATCTGTTACAACCAAAAGAAACAGAAATAAACCATCGCTCCTTTGTAGCCGCAATCTCAATTTGTCGATTCATTTAGAGAAATAAAAGCTCTCAATCGTACCGAGTAGATCTCTGACACAGGGATTTGAGTTGCAAGATCAAGAAATGAGTGGAGTTGGAAGGTAATCCGGTGAAGATTGCGTGTAAGAATCAAAGATGACAGtccgaaggacatcgtgatagatCTAAGCTAGAAGAGCAATCACCAACTCGTTTCAAGAACAAGAACATGGGATCGATCATGCTGCCTCATCTGATCCCTGAGCTTTGCTTCCCACAGCCGATCGGCAGATGGGGCAGGTGGCCTGTGACCGAAACCACATGTCGATGCAGTCGGCGTGGAACCTATGGCCGCATATCGGCAGCAGCCTCCCTTTGTCGCCATCTTTGAACTCCGACAAGCACACTACGCACTCCTGCTTCTCCTCCCCTGACGCGGAGTAGAGGAAGTCCGGTAGCGACGAGAGGACGTCAGGGTTAACCCTGTCGTTGCGCAGGGAGGGCGAGGGAGAGCTGGCGGTGGAGGAagaagcggcggcggcagcggcggcggcgtcaCTCAACCGCTGAGACCTTCTGCAGAATATCCGCCAGAGGTAGTAGTAGAGGAGGAGTATGAGGACGATGTTGAGGATGGTGAAGAGGGGGTAGAGGACACGGCCATGGCCATGAGCGAGCCACTTGGGAGGGCCTGTAGTGGGAGAACCGGTTGGGCTTGCTTGGCTCAGACCTGCCATCTTCTTCCTCGCTCGCTGGTTTTGGCTTCGCATGAGTTGATCTGCAGACACAGAGTGATGAGAGGGCGGCGTAGAATTGAGAAAGAtgggaaaatataaaataaacaaaataataatatttttggcTTATTTTAGGCGAACTATctcaataataaattaaaaaaaaggacaGATGAGAATTTACTaataagaatataaaaaatatgaagaTGCTATTCAAATATCAAAATCATTCATATTGATCAGTTAAATGTCAACTATTATATTAtgccaaaaaaaaatgatatcaatattttacacactcctttttttttttctcgatcaTGAATTTTCTTTCTCACATGTTTTAAGTCAAATGAATAAAGAAAAAATCCTGAGACTTGATTTAACATCCAAGAATTGATGGTGGGCTATACATGCAGACTTTGGGGTGAAATGCAAGTGACGGATAAGAAACACGGAAAGAAGGACTCGTCACCCCAAAGTTAGGCGCCGACTTCGGCTTCCCCGAGGATGTCCACCGGAGGCACAGCGGAAGCGGGCCTCAACGGTGAGCAACACGCCATTGTAGATATGAAGCAGACCTTCTTCCGACCGGCATTAATCTGTCATTCAGCAGCATGCAGATGTCAATCTCGGTGCCCCGTCTCATGAGTCCCTTCCTGCTCTTCCGAGGTCGCCAAAATTCCCTGCGTTTGCACACACCCCAAAAAGAAAAAATACGaagaaaattcattatatatagagagagaaaacCATGAAGTAGTAGGGTTAAGAGTTATTCACCTGCAACCGCAAAGGAAAAGCACGGAGAAAGGTCAGAACAAGtaaaggagggaggaggaagaggaagaagaagaagaagatgcatgaAGTAGTTGTGCATGGGCTCCGGTAACTGCTCTTGCTATGTTGGTCGACAAGGTGGTGGCTGCCGTCGCTAATGGTGATTCGCGTTTGACCACGTCCAGAACGAGAGGGAAACAGAATGTAACGTAATCGTCACGTGGGAGTCGCTCGTTGGTTGATCGGGTCACTAAAAACGTGTTCTGTTAGTCGATATGGCAATGGATAGAGTCGCTGTGTCAGCCAATATAGGCAGATAATAACGAGGAATGGCCTCAGTTTGGTTAGCTGTCATCTGCGCTACATGACACGTAGTTATTGGCTAATCATTGGGGTCCTCACTATTACCCCCCGTCAATAAAGCAATGTAAGAAAAATAAACATTACGAAAATTATCTTTTTGATCATTTTCTAACCACAGATATCATCCCATCAATGATTATAACAAATAGATAGGAGACAATCTTTTAGTTATTTGTGAGTTATTTCAAAACTATTGTGATCTAATCGAATCAATTGCTATTTTCTGCTTCACTGAAAAAACAAGGGAAAAACTTTGATggtggaagaaaattttttttctcatattttcaaTCTTGTGATGACATAAATttcaaatatatttaatatatatggtTTAATGCCATTTATACgtattatatttttatgttgtatatatatatatatatataggtgaattaatataaaaacttaaaactttataatttttatatagagAACTCTAACTTAAAAAATTctcatataaataattattttatctctaGGTCTCGTTAAACCTATCACATCGTCACCTTAGCCTTACACCGCTCTTTTTGCGTTTGCTCACAACTCTTGCACTAGAAATGAGAGAGCAAGAGGGTTGTCAACTCTGCGGATCCTATCGACTCTTGTCGAACTGATCCATGTGCTTCTTAGAGTCAATAATGAGTTCGACGGAGACcagaataaaataatttaataatttttcgTATGTGAAGATCGGACCGGTTATCTCGGCCCACAATCCTGGGAGTCAAACCCGGTCCAAGTGATAGAACCGGGTCCCACTGTCACGGCCCGGTAAGGAACGCTGTTCCGATCGTTACCGTCCATCCTGTGCTAGCGCGATTCCCGAACAGCAACGGTCATGTCCGGTGACAATGGTCGTTTTGCAAAATAAGATCTGTTTTAAGGGTATTTCAGTAATTCGACCGCCTAAAAGACAGTTTGAAACCCCGCCCTCccttttttgcttctttcttgcAAGGCAGCAAAAAGATGAACAGATCTCCCATTTTTCGTATGACGCCGGAGGCCAACCACTACAGCGTCTACGGATTCGACCCCCAAATCGATTACTTCCAGGTATTCTCTTTTCTTCAGTAAGTGCTGCAtcgatctttctctctctctctctctattgtgATTTTGATGCGTATGTTTTTTGCTTGCGGAGTaggtgctggaggaggcgcggcgaAACTCGAAGCGCGGCGACCAGCGTCCGCTCGGCTGCCTGCACTGTAAGCTCCAGAAGCTCATATACAAGGACGACGTCAAGTCCAAGAATCACCGCCGCTGGTGGTGGAAGTCCGCCCTCGTCTTCTGGAGGGGCCCGCGCCCCAAGGTCGGGTCCGACTCCTACGAGCAGCGCCGCGCGGCGCGGCGTCCCTACACCCACAGGGCTGCAGTCTCGGGGCCTCTCTACACGACCGAGAGCGGCGGCGTTGGGCGCCGCACCTGCCGCCCGATCTCTGGTCGACTGACGGCGGCAGAGTTCGGCGCAGAGGCGGCGGGGCTGGCGTATCTCAGACTCAGGGAGCTCAACCTAGTCGATGACCGTCCGACGGCCCTCTCCCCGGCGGCACCCATATACATCGTCACATGAACCGCGCGCCGCCATCTCCCCTGTTTAGGTTTTGTGGGGGCTCTGTTTTTGCGAGTCTTCTGGTGCCGCACCTCTCGGCAAAAGTACGCTTTCTGGCATCTAATCGGAACGGCGAAGGCTTCTACCGGCAGAAAGTACGTTTCCTTTTCGTTGGTTTGTTTCCATAGACCTCTTTGCTTATTCCTGTCTTTCGCTCATACCCTACGAAAACTTCACTTGCTTTGATTTGGCTTCGGAACGGAACCACCAGCGAGCGTCGAGCCACCGTCGTCGATGTTTTTACATAGACATATCAGGGTATAAAATTAAGGATATTTTACCTAAAAAACCTTTTATAATTggtttttactttcataaatgatTTTATACTGACTGAGCTCGACTACGATCAATGCAAGATTCAATTACCAACTTAGATTAAGTAAGTCATTGGAAGCTAAGAAAACCTCTCACTGCAATTGTCTGTGGGAATTTTCCGTAGTAATTTAATCCCATCGTTACATGAATTCAAGACAAATACATTATATTCTTCGGTCATTCAATTCAAATCCTATTCCGAAATCGTTGATAAGACGTGTCGTAATACCCATATGGCATGCATCAATAACATTTGGGGAGCAATGACACAGAAATATAAAAGGGCAACCTCTAAAGGAAATAAATGCGTCGGTGCCAACCTCAGTCGAACATCATCACGTCACTGTGAGGGCATTGATTCACTTCAGGACACCGTCCTCTCTATAACACCGAACCTCAAGTTTTGAACACACAATTCTCCATCAAGAATGACATGACCAACAGAGACCTGCATGTCTCCATTACACACACTGCATCGAAGACTTCAAATGTCATGAGCAGTCGTTCTGTACAACTTTTGCGGTTAAACTCTTCGAATTGTTCAGTCCAAAGTCTTCTCTTTGTATTCTCAGCTTTACACTTGTGTAAAGTCTGATTAGATAAACtatattatagatttaattaaattttaattataattatttatctatttttttaataataagattTCTATCGATATGATGAACTCtcacaattatttattttaaatttttattcttatataaataaatataatcttcTAATGACCCAGGGTTAATACGTGAAATTAAATTATTGAGAGataatagatttttttaattaagttattgagagattatagatttttattatttttaatttattgctcgtagtaatcatatgaaaaataaaaagagaagacAAGTCTAATTCTCTTTATATCATTATAACTTTTGGATAGAACAATGATTatgatttaattttgatatatttgatttatttattatttaattttaatttataatattaaatttctttcacataataataataatatattatgatttttatacttacaTAATCTCCGCAAACAATCTTTTATTTTTAAGTCTTGTTAATCTTTTTAACTTCACATGTGGAAGAAACAAATAAGAACCAAAAAGTAGGATTTATTACTCTTTAATTGACGCTAAGA encodes the following:
- the LOC135588951 gene encoding uncharacterized protein LOC135588951; this translates as MNRSPIFRMTPEANHYSVYGFDPQIDYFQVLEEARRNSKRGDQRPLGCLHCKLQKLIYKDDVKSKNHRRWWWKSALVFWRGPRPKVGSDSYEQRRAARRPYTHRAAVSGPLYTTESGGVGRRTCRPISGRLTAAEFGAEAAGLAYLRLRELNLVDDRPTALSPAAPIYIVT